The proteins below are encoded in one region of Nitrospira sp.:
- a CDS encoding haloacid dehalogenase, with translation MLRAILFDFDGVIADTEPLHFRGFQQILSDIDIPLTEADYYARYLGFDDRGAFTEALRSSGRAAPSDAITELVKKKASVYLQTVRDHIRIFPGVEPFVRLAASRFPLAIVSGALRGEIELILDVAGFRPCFRHITSAEDVTQGKPHPQGFRLALDALNRTTHSTPITASECLVIEDSLPGIRGARAAGMKVLAVANTHTIQELGEADAIAYSLADVTLDEIQRRLWRSAPDVEPS, from the coding sequence ATGTTACGGGCGATTCTTTTTGATTTTGACGGCGTCATTGCCGATACCGAACCGCTTCATTTTCGTGGGTTCCAACAGATCCTGTCCGACATCGACATCCCCCTGACCGAGGCTGATTACTATGCACGCTATCTGGGGTTTGACGATAGGGGAGCATTCACGGAAGCCCTGCGATCAAGTGGCCGCGCTGCTCCATCGGACGCGATCACCGAACTGGTAAAGAAAAAGGCCTCCGTGTATTTGCAAACCGTGCGTGACCACATCAGGATCTTCCCGGGCGTCGAGCCGTTCGTGAGATTGGCGGCGTCTCGGTTTCCATTGGCTATTGTTTCGGGAGCCCTGCGGGGCGAAATCGAGTTGATTCTCGACGTCGCAGGATTTCGACCGTGTTTCAGGCACATCACCAGCGCGGAGGACGTGACTCAGGGCAAACCGCATCCCCAAGGTTTTCGCCTCGCTCTTGATGCTCTGAACCGCACTACCCATAGCACACCGATCACAGCCAGCGAATGCCTGGTCATCGAAGATTCACTGCCAGGTATCCGAGGAGCGCGCGCGGCCGGCATGAAGGTACTGGCGGTGGCCAATACTCATACAATCCAAGAACTGGGAGAAGCGGATGCCATCGCTTATTCATTGGCCGACGTCACCCTCGATGAGATCCAGCGGCGGCTGTGGCGTTCGGCACCGGATGTGGAACCGTCGTAA